A window from Marinagarivorans cellulosilyticus encodes these proteins:
- a CDS encoding NUDIX hydrolase: MSTTRTWNPHVTVATVVCRDKKYLLVKELINGQEVYNQPAGHLEPDESLIEAAKRETLEETRWHVNIEHLLGISRYVAPSNGETYIRFSFIASATEHNEAAHLDDGILEAIWLTKDEIVQLKHALRSPMILNDITRFEQGDKLPLCSLYDHTEN, translated from the coding sequence ATGAGCACCACAAGAACATGGAACCCTCACGTGACTGTAGCAACGGTCGTTTGTCGCGATAAAAAATACCTACTCGTCAAAGAACTTATCAACGGCCAAGAAGTTTACAATCAGCCGGCCGGCCACTTAGAGCCAGACGAATCCTTAATTGAAGCGGCCAAGCGCGAAACCCTTGAAGAAACCCGCTGGCATGTAAATATAGAGCATCTACTCGGTATTAGCCGTTATGTTGCCCCTAGCAACGGGGAAACCTATATCCGCTTTAGCTTTATTGCCAGCGCCACCGAGCACAACGAAGCGGCACATTTGGACGACGGTATTCTAGAGGCAATATGGCTTACGAAAGATGAAATCGTGCAATTAAAGCATGCTTTACGTAGCCCAATGATACTCAATGATATAACGCGCTTTGAGCAAGGCGATAAGCTTCCACTTTGCAGCCTTTACGACCACACAGAGAACTAA